Proteins from a genomic interval of Corvus moneduloides isolate bCorMon1 chromosome 6, bCorMon1.pri, whole genome shotgun sequence:
- the SRP54 gene encoding signal recognition particle 54 kDa protein: MVLADLGRKITSALRSLSNATIINEEVLNAMLKEVCTALLEADVNIKLVKQLRENVKSAIDLEEMASGLNKRKMIQHAVFKELVKLVDPGVKAWTPTKGKQNIIMFVGLQGSGKTTTCSKLAYFYQRKGWKTCLICADTYRAGAFDQLKQNATKARIPFYGSYTEMDPVIIASEGVEKFKNENFEIIIVDTSGRHKQEDSLFEEMLQVANAIQPDNIVYVMDASIGQACEAQAKAFKDKVDVASVIVTKLDGHAKGGGALSAVAATKSPIIFIGTGEHIDDFEPFKTQPFISKLLGMGDIEGLIDKVNELKLDDNEALIEKLKHGQFTLRDMYEQFQNIMKMGPFSQILGMIPGFGTDFMSKGNEQESMARLKKLMTIMDSMNDQELDSTDGAKVFSKQPGRIQRVARGSGVSTRDVQELLTQYTKFAQMVKKMGGIKGLFKGGDMSKNVNPSQLAKLNQQMAKMMDPRVLHHMGGMAGLQSMMRQFQQGAAGNMKGMMGFNNM, encoded by the exons ATGGTTCTGGCAgatcttggaagaaaaataacttcagcaTTGCGCTCACTGAGCAATGCTACAATTATCAATGAAGAG GTTTTAAATGCTATGTTAAAAGAAGTATGTACAGCATTACTGGAAGCTGATGTTAATATCAAACTTGTGAAGCAACTCAGAGAAAATGTCAA GTCTGCAATTGATCTTGAAGAAATGGCATCTGGccttaacaaaagaaaaatgatccAGCATGCAGTCTTTAAAGAGCTTGTTAAG CTTGTAGATCCTGGAGTCAAGGCATGGACACCtaccaaaggaaaacagaatattaTAATGTTTGTTGGTTTGCAAGGAAGTGGTAAAACAACAACTTGTTCAAAG TTAGCGTACTTCTATcagaggaaaggctggaagacTTGTTTAATATGTGCAGACACATACAGAGCAG GTGCTTTTGACCAGTTAAAGCAGAATGCCACAAAAGCAAGAATTCCCTTTTATGGGAG TTATACAGAAATGGATCCTGTAATAATTGCCTCAGAAGGTGTTGAGAAATTTAAGAATGAAAACTTCGAAATAATCATTGTTGATACAAGTGGACGTCACAAACAAGAAGACTCTTTGTTTGAAGAGATGTTACAAGTTGCTAATGCCATA CAACCAGATAACATTGTTTATGTGATGGATGCTTCCATTGGCCAAGCTTGTGAAGCTCAAGCTAAAGCTTTCAAAGACAAAGTAGATGTAGCTTCTGTTATTGTTACTAAGCTTGATGGACATGCCAAAGGAGGTGGAGCTCTTAGTGC AGTTGCTGCCACAAAGAGTcctattatttttattggaaCTGGCGAGCACATAGATGACTTTGAACCCTTTAAAACACAGCCTTTCATCAGCAAGCTGCTTG gtaTGGGTGATATTGAAGGATTGATAGATAAAGTAAATGAGTTAAAGTTGGATGATAACGAAGCACTCATAGAAAAGCTAAAACATG GTCAATTTACATTAAGAGATATGTATGAACAATTCCAAAACATCATGAAAATGGGACCATTCAGTCAGATCTTG GGCATGATCCCTGGTTTTGGAACTGACTTCATGAGTAAAGGCAATGAACAGGAATCAATGGCAAGGCTAAAGAAACTCATGACTATAATGGACAGTATGAATGATCAAG AACTTGACAGTACAGATGGTGCCAAAGTTTTCAGTAAGCAGCCAGGAAGAATCCAAAGAGTAGCAAGAGGATCAGGTGTTTCTACCAGAGATGTTCAGGAGCTTTTGACCCAATACACTAAGTTTGCACAGATGGTGAAAAAGATGGGAGGCATCAAAGGGCTTTTCAAAG gTGGTGATATGTCCAAGAATGTAAACCCATCTCAGCTGGCCAAACTGAACCAGCAGATGGCAAAGATGATGGATCCAAGAGTTCTTCATCATATGG GTGGCATGGCTGGTTTGCAGTCAATGATGAGACAATTTCAACAAGGTGCTGCTGGGAATATGAAAGGCATGATGGGATTCAATAATATGTAA
- the LOC116445465 gene encoding uncharacterized protein LOC116445465: MTNIQKSPDDGKRPQGSSRERLSRLWPNALIFTGKEMKTKDGIHGRSLPFPQAPRAGYRQRPDTGWASPVPVLWTAGAGSGRPRTAPAELRRTEDPARPGLPQDRPPPNPGVGKPRCLLLPRRDWAGGPSASRETAADRGAAYGAAAAAVPALTERAAGGPRPEPCPAQPSPARGARPPSETPLEARGVAPPPTRETSALAVAPPAPVGFRFRDARGPAAPLRWLVRTSHPHPARHTRE; encoded by the exons ATGACCAACATACAGAAGTCAC CTGACGATGGGAAGCGcccccaaggcagcagcagggaacgGCTGTCTCGCTTATGGCCCAACGCCCTCATTTTCACGGGAAAAGAGATGAAGACAAAAGATGGGATACATGGCCGGTCGCTGCCTTTCCCCCAGGCACCCAGGGCTGGCTACAGACAGCGGCCGGACACCGGCTGGGCCAGTCCCGTCCCGGTGCTGTGGACAGCGGGGGCTGGGTCCGGGAGGCCCAGAACTGCTCCCGCGGAGCTCCGCCGGACTGAGGACCCTGCTCGGCCCGGGCTGCCGCAGGACAGACCGCCGCCCAACCCCGGGGTCGGCAAGCCGCGGTGCCTCCTGCTTCCCCGCCGGGACTGGGCCGGGGGCCCCTCCGCGTCACGAGAAACTGCCGCGGATCGCGGTGCCGCTTACGGAGCGGCTGCGGCGGCAGTGCCAGCACTCACCGAGAGAGCGGCGGGGGGCCCGCGGCCGGAGCcgtgcccagcccagcccagcccagcccgcgGGGCGAGGCCGCCCAGCGAGACGCCGCTGGAAGCGCGAGGAGTCGCGCCGCCGCCGACCAGGGAAACGTCAGCACTGGCCGTCGCCCCACCGGCCCCCGTTGGCTTCCGCTTCCGGGACGCGCGCGGGCCCGCTGCGCCGTTAAGGTGGCTCGTGAGAACCTCCCACCCGCACCCGGCGCGGCACACGCGGGAATAG